TCGCGAAAGGCACGCTCGGTAACCACGCAGAAAAAGTCTCGCAGTAGGCAAGTATTGGAGATTGATACGCAAACCGTGGTTAACCCTTCGACTACGCGAGCGGGTTAATAGGGGCGTCCGGGAATTGTCAAGGGAAGTAGAAGCAATATCGAACGGTCAAAGCTGAGCGGCTTGCCCTGAGCGTAGCCGTTCGCGTAGCGTGCCCGCAGGGCATAGGGAGCCGAAGCTTTGATATTGAGCGAAGTCGTCCTTGAGGTTCAAGGACTAGTGTTGTAAACCTGAACAGGAACCAACCGCTAGTTTCGTGAGCGCACTACAAATCTACGTTCTAGAAGTTTGTGGCGAAAGCTTCCGGCTTCTAGCCGGAGGTAAACTTACAAGATAATTTTGTTTGGAACTGTGGTGTCTCCCATTTAAAATCGCCACCAGACGCATTATACTTGGAAATTGGCGGAATTGGCGCTCAAGTTAAAGCGTTTCTAAATAACTCAACAAATCTGCCATTTCTTGAGGCTTGGGTTGAAATTTCGGCATGGGTGGGGTTTCACCACTAGTGACTTGATGAATCAAACCATATGGGGATTTGCGGTTTGAGACTCCTTGTAAACTAGGACCTACGCGCCCATCTGCTTCCCAGCCATGACAGCCAGCACAGTTGATTTGAAAGATGGCGTGTCCAAGTGCTAGGTCCCCTTTGAGCGATAGAACGCTTTTGACGTATGGATCGGCAGTTCTCATAATCCGAACGGCAAAAATGCTCACAAGGACTACTAGCAGAATCGCCAGCGCCGTTAATATGATTCGCCAAATCAAAGTTTCAGTTTTGGTAATCTGGTTATCCAAATGTTTACTTTTTAAGTCAAAGTGTACAAAAAGTTTTCATTTCATACACATAGCTTAAAAGTTCTTGATGGTGTCTGCAAGCACAAATGTTTTTTTGCTAACTCAGCAGGGGGATGAACGAGGGAAGGAAGGAGAAAACAAGCGGCTATTTGCTGCCTTCGGTGAGTTGTGGCAAAGCTGCTTTGACGGCATTTCCAGTTCTACCTGGAAACGATATTTGAAAAGGGTTTTGGCTTAAGTTGACGTGTGCACCACGCCTGAGTTCTTCTTTGGAAGAAGCAATTCTGCCAAATTTGGTAGAATCAATGATGGGAAGAAAATATTGAACAGTAGCACAAAAGGAGATTTAACGTGGTTGAACCCTTGCTTGACGGCATTGTACTGGGTCTAATCTTTGTAACCTTGGCTGGGTTGTTTTACAAAGCTTACGAGCAATACAAGCGTGGCAATCAACTCGGTCTGTAAAGTCATCGGAACCGAGGACACAGGGATATAGCACCTTCTGTTGGAGGTAGGGGAGATCATAAGAAATTCTGAATTCTTAATTTTGAATTTTGAATTTTGAATTTTGAATTTTGAATTGTTATCTCCTTGTCCCCTCAATCCACTACCCTGTAAAAGGTCAAAGCCGTATTTCCGTAAACTTTTTCACGGCAAATTTCCCAATTCGGAATGACTAAAGGATTCCAATCTTGAGGATTATGTTCGATCGCTATTTCACCATTAGCATCTAGAAGCCCAGACTGAGCGATCGCCTCTATCACTGGCTGGTATAACTCACTTGCATACGGCGGATCGAAGTAAATTCTGTCAAATTGCTGTCCTGATAATTTTGGCAAAAGCTGTACAACGTCTCCCCGCATTACCTGAAATTTCTGTTCAGCACTCGCTAAGTCTTGCCAATTCTGTTGGATTATAGCACAAGCACGATGGGATTTATCAATTCCTACAACTCGGCTGGCTCCTCTACACAAAGCCTCCGCGCCCATTGAACCAGTTCCAGCACACACATCCAGCCAACGACAACCTTCTATTGTTCCCTGCCAAATATTAAAAACGGCTTCGCGTACCCGCGCACTGGTGGGTCTGGTTTCTTTTCCTGGTAAAGTTTTTAATGGTCGGTTTCCGTAAATTCTTAAACTCATTAGTTATTAGTCATTAGTCATTAGTCATTAGTTAGCAACCTTTTTTATAGGGTAAGCATTACCCACCAGTCACTTATCGCGGTAGGCAATGCCCATCGTGTATTCAAGTTACAAATTTTAACAATCAATTCTTAACAAACCTTTTGACTACGAACAAGAAACAATGGACTATAAACTCAACCACAATTGTATTTAGGCAGCAACTTGTGTCCAAACTTGGGAGACAAAATTAGACAGAATTTGCAGCCCAATATTGGAAGATTTTTCCGGGTGAAACTGAACAGCCATTAAGTTATCGCGGGCGATCGCAGCTGTTACCGTTTGATGTCCGTGGGTGATTGTTGCTGCACAGACTTGCGGCTCTTGTGGTTCAACAAAATAGGAATGAACAAAATATACCCAAGGTAAAGAGGGTAGATACTCCCACAAATGACTTTTTGGTTGAGTCAGTTCGAGTTGATTCCAACCCATATGAGGAATCGCAATTCCTGGTTCTGGACGAAATCGCCTGACTCTTCCTTTAATAATTCCGAGTCCTGATTCTGTCCCTTCTGTGCTTGATTCAAAAAGAACTTGCATTCCTAAACAAATTCCTAAAAAGGGTTTACCGGATGCGATAGCTTCTTTTATTGGTTTTTCTAAACCACGCGATCGCAGCTGTTGCACTGCTGGATCGAACGCACCAACTCCTGGCAAAACTATCGCATCAGCCTTTTCTAATTCTTTTGGAGAATCAGTAATCTTGGGAGTTGCCCCAGCTTTTTCTAGTCCTTTACAGACAGAGTGCAAATTTCCCATGTCGTAATCTACAACTGCAATCAACGTCATTTACTCGCTCCCTGTTAACTTTATTATGGAGAGTATCTCTATTTTAAATAATATTTCTTATGAAGAAAAGCATTCTATTAACATCTTTTGACACTTGGCTAAGCGAGCAAAAATCAAATTCTTCTGATGATTTATTGGTAGAAGTTTCCCGACTTAACTCGTTACCTTATGATTTAACCTTCTTGCGACAGTTGAGGGTGGATGTGCAGCTTGCCAGTTTTCGGGTTATAGAAAAAATCCACCAACTGCAACCAGACGCCATCATTTGCTGTGGGATGGCTCGAAAACGAACATTATTAAGTGTGGAAGTTGGTGCTAGTTGTGGGGAAATTGTGTTGCAGACAACAGTTGATTTAGAAAAGTTAGTCGCGGGGGCAAAGGCAGTTGAGATTAGTCACGACTGCGGTAAATTTGTTTGTGAAGGACTTTACTATTCTGTTTTAGATGAACTGCGCCAACGCCAACTCACAACCCCTTGCATTTTTGTCCACGTTCCTATTTTGACTGAAGAAAATCTCCCCTTAATTCTTGATGATTTTTTATTGATTATTCACAGGCTGGCACTTTGGTAAATTTACTTGCGTCTGTTTGAACAGAAAAATATGTACACAGATGTTTCCATTCTTACTAATTTTTCCGCTCGCTCAAATCACTCCTTCTGCACCACCGCCGCCTGAAGAAATTGTCCAACAGCAACAAGTACGCCCTTTACTTGGGACTGTGGATAGCATCCCAGTGTTTAACAGCAATAGTCCTGAAAAAGTTCTCAAGGAAGGGATTTTGCTTTCCACCTTTCCAGCCTCAGGCAAAAAAGTCCCAACCGCACACTTGAATTTTCCTTTTAAAGGACGATTTGATATTTTTGCTCACCATGTTGCCCAAGCACCCACACCAGAAGACTTGCGGACGCTTTATCTGGGGATAATCCTGCATAACCCAGGAAAACAACCAGTGACAGTGAATATCTTGCAGGCGGCGAGTTA
This portion of the Brasilonema sennae CENA114 genome encodes:
- a CDS encoding peptidase C15; translation: MKKSILLTSFDTWLSEQKSNSSDDLLVEVSRLNSLPYDLTFLRQLRVDVQLASFRVIEKIHQLQPDAIICCGMARKRTLLSVEVGASCGEIVLQTTVDLEKLVAGAKAVEISHDCGKFVCEGLYYSVLDELRQRQLTTPCIFVHVPILTEENLPLILDDFLLIIHRLALW
- a CDS encoding c-type cytochrome, with amino-acid sequence MDNQITKTETLIWRIILTALAILLVVLVSIFAVRIMRTADPYVKSVLSLKGDLALGHAIFQINCAGCHGWEADGRVGPSLQGVSNRKSPYGLIHQVTSGETPPMPKFQPKPQEMADLLSYLETL
- the petG gene encoding cytochrome b6-f complex subunit V, with the protein product MVEPLLDGIVLGLIFVTLAGLFYKAYEQYKRGNQLGL
- the hisH gene encoding imidazole glycerol phosphate synthase subunit HisH, producing MTLIAVVDYDMGNLHSVCKGLEKAGATPKITDSPKELEKADAIVLPGVGAFDPAVQQLRSRGLEKPIKEAIASGKPFLGICLGMQVLFESSTEGTESGLGIIKGRVRRFRPEPGIAIPHMGWNQLELTQPKSHLWEYLPSLPWVYFVHSYFVEPQEPQVCAATITHGHQTVTAAIARDNLMAVQFHPEKSSNIGLQILSNFVSQVWTQVAA
- the rsmD gene encoding 16S rRNA (guanine(966)-N(2))-methyltransferase RsmD, whose translation is MSLRIYGNRPLKTLPGKETRPTSARVREAVFNIWQGTIEGCRWLDVCAGTGSMGAEALCRGASRVVGIDKSHRACAIIQQNWQDLASAEQKFQVMRGDVVQLLPKLSGQQFDRIYFDPPYASELYQPVIEAIAQSGLLDANGEIAIEHNPQDWNPLVIPNWEICREKVYGNTALTFYRVVD